CCCATGCAAAATCATCATAACGTTCCGGGACATAACGACCATAAGTTTTTTTGGCAACAGGAGCCGGTTTACCAGGTACGATTGATAGCCTGGCATTGCCATTTGCTTTTAAACTTACCTGAACCAATAAGTTTTGCACCTCAGCTTGTCCGCGACGCTCCAGCTGAAAAGGAACTTCCTTTTTGGTCTCTGAATTTACAACCTTAAAATTAGCGATATCTAAACGCGGATATTTAGCCACAATGCTGCTCCAGCTTACTGGAACAATTGCATTTGTTCTGTCCAGTTTTGAAGGGTTGGATACCGTTATCGTCGCTTTAGTTTGTGCCATTACCGGTACATATAAAGCCGGAAACAACAATAAAAGACCAATTATTTTTTTCATCATTTTATCAGCTAGTTCTTACTTCAAATCATTAATTGCACAATGGTCCATATCGCCGTAATCTAAATTTTCACCTGCCATTCCCCAGATAAAAGTATAATTGCTGGTACCTGCTCCAGAGTGGATAGACCAGTTAGGCGAAATTACGGCTTGCTCATTTTGCATCCAGATGTGTCTGGTTTCCTGAGGCTCACCCATAAAGTGACAAACACTTTGTCCCTGTGGTACTTCAAAATAGAAATATACTTCCATCCTTCTGTCATGCGTATGTGCCGGCATGGTATTCCATACACTTCCGCTTTTCAGCTCAGTCATACCCATTTGCAGCTGACAAGTAGGCAATACACTATTTACCAACAATTTATTAATCACACGGTGATTTGCCGTCTCTGGTGTACCTAGCTCAACGATTTCAGCATCTGCTTTAGATACTTTTTTATTTGGATAAGTATGGTGTGCAGGTGCAGAATTGATGTAGAACTTTGCAGGGTTATTTTTATCCTCAGAAGCAAAACTTACTTCTTTTGTACCTTTACCAAGGTATAAAGCCTCTTTAAATTCTAATTCGTAAGTCACACCATCAGCAACAATTTTACCTTTTGCACCAACGTTAATGATACCCAATTCTCTTCTTTCCAGGAAATAAGCAGCCTTCAGGTTTTCAGGATTAGACAATGCTACGGCTTCATTTACCGGCATTACACCTCCTGTGATATAACGGTCGAAATGAGATAAAGTAAGCTTAATCGAATCTGCTTCAAATAAGCTTTCCATTAAAAAATTCTTGCGTAAAGCAGCAGTATCAAATTGCTTTGCTTCACCCGGACTAACTGCATAGCGGCTTTCAAAAGATGTTTTCATTGTTTTGTTTTTTATTTATTCGTGTATCCCAATGGGATATTATTGTGTTTTACTAATTAATTTGTGCTGGTTGACTTCCTGTTGATCAGCTCTACGGGAATAATTACCGGCTCTGTTTTATAGGTAGGTCCCTCTTCATCATTCTTCAATAGCTCTACCAGTGTTTCGACAATTCTTTTACCTACCAGATTGGGGAACTGCTCGACCGAAGTAACAGCCGGAGTAATGATCGCTGTACGCGGATCATTAGAATACCCTGTAATTTTCAATGTCTCAGGCACAGTAATCTCCTTTTCTTTGGCATATTCAATAGCTGCAATGGCACTGGTATCATTATCCGCAAACAGACCATCAGGTACTGTTCCAGCTGAAAACATTTGTTGCATGGCTACCATTGCATTTTCATGTGTAAGTTCCTGGTGAAAAACCCAATCTGGATTTACGGGTAGCTGATGTTCTTCCATTGCCTTTAAAAAACCTGCTGCCCTATCCTGATAAAGATTGGAAGTTAAAGGCCCTGAAATGTGTGCAATTCTTTTGCAACCTGCCGCTATCAAATGATGGGTAGCCAAATAAGCACCTTTAAAATCATCACCCTTAATCAAGGTTGCTTTATAATCCGCTACCGGAACCCTATCGTAAAAAATTACGGGAGTACCGCGTTCAACAAATTTATCAAAGTGACTAAAATCTACAGTTTGTAAAGTACAGGCAGCAATCAAAGCATCAACCCTCGAACCGTAAAGTGTTTCGGCCAATTCCCGTTCCATCGCTACCGAATCGTTAGATTGGCAGATGATCAGATTATAACCATGTTTATGCAAGTTATTTTGTATGGTTGTGATCACCTCTGCATGAAAAAACATAGAAACCCGTGGAATAATAAGCCCGACAGTATGTGTCCTATTGCTACGTAAGCCGGATGCCATGTGATTTCGACGATAACCTAGCTTGGTTGCCATCTCCAACACATCATTTCTGGTCTTTTCCCTTACATAAGGATGGTTATTTAAAGCACGGGAAATTGTTGCAGGTGAAAGCTTTAACGCTTCCGCAATATCGAGTATGGTATTCTGGTAATTCTTTTTTCCGTTAGCCATAAAACAATTAATAATTGGCAAGCTAGCATTTTTTTCAGTCATCTGAAAACGTTTGCATAAATTAGCATAATTGTTACCCATGGTATGACAGCACAGGATGGCGCGATTATTTAAAAATACTATATTTAACCGCAAAACCCTATATACATGAACGTAGGCCTATTTATACCTTGTTACATCGACCAATTTTATCCAAATGCTGCCATTGCTACTTTAAATTTATTAAGCAGACTTGGCATAACAGTAAAATATCCTGTCAACCAAACTTGCTGTGGACAACCAATGGCCAACTCGGGTTTTGAGCACCTGACACAAGGTTGTAATGACTTGTTTATTGACAACTTTTCAGAATTTGATTACATCGTTTCTCCTTCGGGCAGTTGCGTATTGCATATAAAAGATCATTTACACTCAGCTGCAGCAGAAGACAAAGCTTCAGGCATTAGAAAGAAGGTCTACGAATTGACAGAGTTTTTAACAGATGTACTTAAGGTTGATAAACTTTCGGCTCGTTTTCCACATAAAGTGGGTGTACATCAAAGTTGTCACGGTCAGCGTGGTTTGATGCTTGCCCAAATGACTGAATTGGTAGATGCTCCTTTTTCAAAGCCCTTACATTTATTAAAAATGGTAGAAGGTCTGGAATTGGTTGAACTGAGCCGACCTGATGAATGTTGTGGTTTTGGCGGGACCTTTTGTGTAGCCGAAGAAGCCGTATCCGTAAAGATGGGTAAGGACCGCGTAGCGGATCATATAAATCATGGTGCGGAGTACATCACCGCAGCAGATATGTCTTGCTTAATGCATATGGAAGGTATTTTGCGTAGGCAAAACAGCAATGTTAAGGTGCTGCACATTGCAGAAATATTAAATGCACAATAGTTTTAACAGGAAAGTACAGCAATAAAGATACATGAGTTCAGGAACAAAAGATCACGCTGCTTTATCAGACATATTTAATAAGGATGAAGCAAGGGTAGACTGGCACGACGAGACTTTATGGTTTGTTCGCGCCAAGCGCGATAAAGCCGCTCACAATATCCCCGAATGGGAATCATTAAGAGAAGCAGCTTCTCAGATTAAAAACAATGTACTCTCTAACCTCCACAATTACTTAATTGAATTTGAGGAGCAGGCACAGAAAAATGGTGTTACTGTACATTGGGCAGCTGATGCGGCCGAACACAATCAAATTGTACATTCGATATTGAAGGAACATGGCGTAAACCGATTGATCAAAAGTAAATCGATGCTTACGGAGGAATGCCATTTAAATGAGTACCTAAAACAAAATGAAATTGAGGTAATTGACACCGATCTGGGCGAGCGCATTGTGCAACTGGCGCAGGAGCCACCAAGTCATATTGTATTGCCTTGTATCCATAAAAAGAAAGAAGAGATCGGCGAATTGTTCCATGAGCATCTGGGTACACCGGAAGGCATGGCTGACCCGGTATTTTTAACTGCCGCAGCCCGGGAACACTTGCGTGAAACCTTTTTAACACGCAAAGCAGCTATTACGGGTGTAAATTTCGCTGTGGCCGAAACCGGTGAATTTGTGGTTTGTACCAATGAGGGTAATGCAGACATGGGTGCGCACCTTGCCGATGTACACATTGCCTGTATGGGCATTGAAAAGATCATTCCTAAGCGTAAAAATCTGGGTGTTTTTTTAAGGCTATTAACCAGAAGTGCCACAGGACAGCCGATTACTACTTATTCCAGCCATTTTAAAAAACCAAGACCTGGCCAGCAAATGCACCTTGTGTTGGTTGACAATGGAAGAACAACTCAATTGAGTCGCCCTGATTTCCGCAATTCGTTAAAATGTATCCGCTGTGCAGCATGTATGAACACCTGCCCTGTTTATCGTAGAAGTGGCGGGCATAGCTACCATACGGCTGTTGCAGGACCGATAGGCTCTATTCTAGCTCCAAATCTGGATATGAAGGAATATTCGGATTTGCCCTTCGCTTCTACGCTATGTGGCTCATGCAGCAATGTATGTCCGGTTAAGATCAATATTCACGAACAACTTTACAAATGGAGACAAGTGATTGTTAAGGAGGGTTATGCCGATCCTACAAAGAAACTGGCCATGAAAGCTATGGAATTTACCTTATCCAGCCCCTTCGTATACAAAAATGCAGGAAAAGTAGGACGTTGGTTTATGAAACACGCTCCATTTACAGTAAACAATAAACTAAACCTTTGGTACCAACATCGTGAGATGCCTGAAGTTCCTAAAGAATCATTTGAAGAGTGGTACAAGAAAAATAAAAAGAATGACTAGCAGAGCACAGATTTTAGCGAAAGTATTGAAAAACCAACCTGATACACGACCATTACCGGCTGATCTGTTAACCGTATTTCCGGCAGCAGATCCTGTGCAGGCTTTTGCTACGGTATTAACTACCATTGGCGGTAACTTTGTTGAAGTTTCAGATTATCAGGCTATTCAAAAATACGTCCTTGAACATTTTGGAGGTCAGCGCATTGTTTCTACTTTACCGGAACTCGTAGCGGTGTCGGAACAAGGTTGGGAGCATCAGGATCCGCATAGTTATGCGAATGTAGACCTTGCAGTGATCAGTGCTCATTTTGGTGTTGCTGAAAATGCTGCTTTATGGATTACTGAAGATTTAATGCACCAGCGTGCGGTACCATTCATTTGCCAGCAACTTGCCGTAGTACTGAGCAAAAAGGAGATTGTGCAAACCATGCACGATGCCTATTTAAAAATAGGCACCGCTGATTATGGTTTTGGAAGTTTCATTGCCGGACCGTCTAAAACAGCCGATATAGAACAATCATTGGTTCTTGGTGCTCACGGACCAAAGGGTATGACTGTTTTTGTGATGGATTAGTTTTATTCCTCAATAAAATCGAGGTCTTTGTGATGCGTTTCGGGAATGGTTCTGATACAATAAAACCCTATTCCGAAACAAATCAGTCCGAGGATCCCTGCAGCTTTTAATTCGAAAACATGAGGTTTTAGAGTGGTGTATATGGTAGTCATTAACACCACGGTTCCTCTTACCATATTTGGTATGGTGGTGGCTGCTGTTGCCCTTACATTGGTACCAAATTGTTCTGCACCGATGGTTACAAACATGGCCCAGTAACCAATACCAAATCCTACCCAAAGGCACATTGCATAAAGTCCGGTTGCTGTATTTATGCCAGCAAAAAGATATATAACTGCTCCTATTGCGGTGAAGATCATCATATAGGTTACAGCACGTATACGTGATTCCAGCCAATAGCTCACCAATCCGCTCACCAAATCTCCAGCCGAAAGTCCGACATAACACCACATTACTGCTAGTCCTGGTTTTATGGCCTCACTAATGCCTAGCGCCTTGCCAAATTCATTACTAAAAGTAGCTAGAATACCGATCACGTACCAGGTTGGCAAACCAATGCCAATGCACTTCAAATACAAGATTAACCTGCTTTTCTTTGTGAAAAAAGATAGAAAATTCCCCTTAGCTACATGACTCTTTTCTTTCATTGTATGAAACATACCAGATTCAAATACGCCTATTCTTAAAAACAACAGCAAAATTCCCATGCCTCCTCCTATGAAATATGCGTTTCTCCAGCTGAACAGTTCTACCGTAAAATACCCGGCAATAGCGCCCATCAATCCTACACCTGCAACAACAGAGGTGCCGATTGCTCTTAACCTTTTAGGTAAACTTTCTGAAACCAGGGTAATACCTGCTCCTAATTCTCCGGCAAGACCAATACCTGCAATAAAGCGGAGCAGTTTATATATGGTGACATCATGTACAAAACCACAGGCAAAGTTTGCAATAGAATAAGTAATGATAGAGCCAAAGAGTACAGATAGACGGCCTTTTTTATCACCCAAAATACCCCATAAGATCCCTCCAAGTAGCAAACCTGTCATCTGCCAGTTTAAGATACTTGCTCCTTCAATAGAAACCTGAGCTTCATTGAGGCCAAGTTCTGTTAAGCTGGGTATGCGTACGATACCGAATAAAAGCAAGTCATAGATGTCTACAAAATAGCCTAAAGAAGCTACGATGACAGGAGCGCTGAGCAAATAGGCTGCAGCGCTTTTCTCTTTGGTTAGGTTGGTCATTTAATATTTATAGTTTGGTTTTTTATTGTACAATACTAAGATATTTATTTTTATAATTAACTATTTTATTCATTTTAAAATTATTTTTTAAGATACAAATACAAGCCTGAAAGCTGTCCATTAAAAGGATTTTAGTAAACTCGTAATAGCTTCATAACCTTTAAAGGTCAAATTATATTCCTGATGAAAGATAGTATATTTGAGCATAAACTCCCATCATTATGCGTGTATCATTTGAAGAATTACAGGAAGAATTTAAAAGGGTGCTTTTGAAACTGTCATTTCCGGAGGAAACAGCTGAAATCTGTGCAACAATATTTGCATCAAACAGTAGAGATGGCATATACTCGCATGGATTAAACAGGTTTCCTGTATTTGTACAGCACGTAAGAAAAGGAGTGGTAAAACCTAATGCAGTACCAATATTACTCGACAAAAATGGCGCTATTGAACGTTGGGATGGAAACTTTGCACCCGGTATGTTTAATGCTACCCATAGTATGAACCGTGCTATTGAACTGGCAAAAAACAACGGCATTGGTTGTGTAGCGATCAAAAACACCAATCATTGGATGCGTGGGGGTACTTATGGCTGGCAGGCTGCAGATGCGGGCTGTATTGGTATCTGTTTTACCAATGCCACAGCAAATATGCCTGCCTGGGGAGGCAATAAGACTGTTTTAGGTAACAATCCATTAGTTATTGCTGTCCCTCGTGCCGAAGGACATGTGGTACTGGATATGGCGATGTCTCAATTTTCCTATGGAAAAATGCAGGAATATGAACTGAAAAATGAACCACTCCCCTTTCCGGGTGGCTACGACGAACAGGATAATTTGAGTACCGACCCTGCTACAATCCGCAAAACAAAGCTGGCCTTACCCATTGGCTTCTGGAAAGGTTCCGGTCTTTCCCTTATGCTGGATATCCTTGCGGTAGCTCTTAGTGGTGGACAGTCTACTGCCAAAATAACCGAGCGTGAATACGAAACCGGAGTATCCCAGTGCTTTAT
This is a stretch of genomic DNA from Candidatus Pedobacter colombiensis. It encodes these proteins:
- the kduI gene encoding 5-dehydro-4-deoxy-D-glucuronate isomerase yields the protein MKTSFESRYAVSPGEAKQFDTAALRKNFLMESLFEADSIKLTLSHFDRYITGGVMPVNEAVALSNPENLKAAYFLERRELGIINVGAKGKIVADGVTYELEFKEALYLGKGTKEVSFASEDKNNPAKFYINSAPAHHTYPNKKVSKADAEIVELGTPETANHRVINKLLVNSVLPTCQLQMGMTELKSGSVWNTMPAHTHDRRMEVYFYFEVPQGQSVCHFMGEPQETRHIWMQNEQAVISPNWSIHSGAGTSNYTFIWGMAGENLDYGDMDHCAINDLK
- a CDS encoding LacI family DNA-binding transcriptional regulator: MANGKKNYQNTILDIAEALKLSPATISRALNNHPYVREKTRNDVLEMATKLGYRRNHMASGLRSNRTHTVGLIIPRVSMFFHAEVITTIQNNLHKHGYNLIICQSNDSVAMERELAETLYGSRVDALIAACTLQTVDFSHFDKFVERGTPVIFYDRVPVADYKATLIKGDDFKGAYLATHHLIAAGCKRIAHISGPLTSNLYQDRAAGFLKAMEEHQLPVNPDWVFHQELTHENAMVAMQQMFSAGTVPDGLFADNDTSAIAAIEYAKEKEITVPETLKITGYSNDPRTAIITPAVTSVEQFPNLVGKRIVETLVELLKNDEEGPTYKTEPVIIPVELINRKSTSTN
- a CDS encoding (Fe-S)-binding protein codes for the protein MNVGLFIPCYIDQFYPNAAIATLNLLSRLGITVKYPVNQTCCGQPMANSGFEHLTQGCNDLFIDNFSEFDYIVSPSGSCVLHIKDHLHSAAAEDKASGIRKKVYELTEFLTDVLKVDKLSARFPHKVGVHQSCHGQRGLMLAQMTELVDAPFSKPLHLLKMVEGLELVELSRPDECCGFGGTFCVAEEAVSVKMGKDRVADHINHGAEYITAADMSCLMHMEGILRRQNSNVKVLHIAEILNAQ
- a CDS encoding lactate utilization protein B codes for the protein MSSGTKDHAALSDIFNKDEARVDWHDETLWFVRAKRDKAAHNIPEWESLREAASQIKNNVLSNLHNYLIEFEEQAQKNGVTVHWAADAAEHNQIVHSILKEHGVNRLIKSKSMLTEECHLNEYLKQNEIEVIDTDLGERIVQLAQEPPSHIVLPCIHKKKEEIGELFHEHLGTPEGMADPVFLTAAAREHLRETFLTRKAAITGVNFAVAETGEFVVCTNEGNADMGAHLADVHIACMGIEKIIPKRKNLGVFLRLLTRSATGQPITTYSSHFKKPRPGQQMHLVLVDNGRTTQLSRPDFRNSLKCIRCAACMNTCPVYRRSGGHSYHTAVAGPIGSILAPNLDMKEYSDLPFASTLCGSCSNVCPVKINIHEQLYKWRQVIVKEGYADPTKKLAMKAMEFTLSSPFVYKNAGKVGRWFMKHAPFTVNNKLNLWYQHREMPEVPKESFEEWYKKNKKND
- a CDS encoding LUD domain-containing protein → MTSRAQILAKVLKNQPDTRPLPADLLTVFPAADPVQAFATVLTTIGGNFVEVSDYQAIQKYVLEHFGGQRIVSTLPELVAVSEQGWEHQDPHSYANVDLAVISAHFGVAENAALWITEDLMHQRAVPFICQQLAVVLSKKEIVQTMHDAYLKIGTADYGFGSFIAGPSKTADIEQSLVLGAHGPKGMTVFVMD
- a CDS encoding MFS transporter, with the translated sequence MTNLTKEKSAAAYLLSAPVIVASLGYFVDIYDLLLFGIVRIPSLTELGLNEAQVSIEGASILNWQMTGLLLGGILWGILGDKKGRLSVLFGSIITYSIANFACGFVHDVTIYKLLRFIAGIGLAGELGAGITLVSESLPKRLRAIGTSVVAGVGLMGAIAGYFTVELFSWRNAYFIGGGMGILLLFLRIGVFESGMFHTMKEKSHVAKGNFLSFFTKKSRLILYLKCIGIGLPTWYVIGILATFSNEFGKALGISEAIKPGLAVMWCYVGLSAGDLVSGLVSYWLESRIRAVTYMMIFTAIGAVIYLFAGINTATGLYAMCLWVGFGIGYWAMFVTIGAEQFGTNVRATAATTIPNMVRGTVVLMTTIYTTLKPHVFELKAAGILGLICFGIGFYCIRTIPETHHKDLDFIEE
- the yiaK gene encoding 3-dehydro-L-gulonate 2-dehydrogenase produces the protein MRVSFEELQEEFKRVLLKLSFPEETAEICATIFASNSRDGIYSHGLNRFPVFVQHVRKGVVKPNAVPILLDKNGAIERWDGNFAPGMFNATHSMNRAIELAKNNGIGCVAIKNTNHWMRGGTYGWQAADAGCIGICFTNATANMPAWGGNKTVLGNNPLVIAVPRAEGHVVLDMAMSQFSYGKMQEYELKNEPLPFPGGYDEQDNLSTDPATIRKTKLALPIGFWKGSGLSLMLDILAVALSGGQSTAKITEREYETGVSQCFICLHQPDMHSALIEEILAFTKSSAPVSSPKSVSFPGERTLQTRHENEKNGIPVNEEIWLQLKSM